In Pseudofrankia saprophytica, one genomic interval encodes:
- a CDS encoding StlD/DarB family beta-ketosynthase, protein MDDVYITRTASFLPHDPVANDDIEAYLGMVGGRPSRIRRIILGRNGITSRHYALGPGRERLTNAALVARAVRALLPGDDLAKLRLLACGTTSPDQILPGHASMVHGELGIGPVETYSFSGACNAGMQSLKTAFLSVGSGSATNAVATGSERISAQLTADKFAAELERIQEVRKNGYLAFEKDFLRWMLSDGAGAVLMEPAPDPARTSLKVEWVEMVSFAGELEPCMYAGGVKSGSTLIGYHDLDPAGWMAESVFAIRQDVKLLERHIVPKAVEFVTGLVDRGAFDPAAVTWFLPHLSSAFFAEKIREGLSAAGIGIAADAWFTNLDRVGNVGSASVYLMLDELVRSGRLTSGDKILVCSPESARFSYAAALLTAVQPSGYP, encoded by the coding sequence GTGGACGACGTCTACATCACCCGGACGGCGAGCTTCCTTCCCCACGATCCCGTGGCCAACGACGACATCGAGGCCTACCTTGGCATGGTCGGCGGACGGCCGTCGCGCATCCGGCGGATCATCCTGGGCCGCAACGGCATCACCAGCCGGCACTACGCACTGGGGCCTGGGCGGGAGCGGCTGACCAACGCGGCGCTCGTGGCCCGGGCGGTCCGGGCCCTTCTCCCGGGCGACGACCTGGCCAAGCTGCGGCTGCTCGCCTGCGGAACGACCTCGCCCGACCAGATCCTCCCGGGCCACGCGTCGATGGTGCACGGCGAGCTCGGTATCGGACCGGTCGAGACCTACTCGTTCTCCGGCGCGTGCAATGCCGGCATGCAGTCGTTGAAGACCGCGTTTCTCTCGGTCGGGTCCGGCAGCGCGACCAACGCGGTCGCGACCGGGTCCGAGCGCATCTCGGCGCAGCTGACGGCGGACAAGTTCGCGGCCGAGCTGGAGAGGATTCAGGAGGTTCGGAAGAACGGCTACCTCGCCTTCGAGAAGGACTTCCTGCGCTGGATGCTCAGCGACGGTGCGGGCGCCGTCCTGATGGAGCCGGCACCGGATCCCGCGAGGACCTCTCTGAAGGTCGAGTGGGTCGAGATGGTCTCCTTCGCCGGCGAGCTGGAGCCCTGCATGTACGCCGGCGGGGTGAAGTCAGGATCGACACTGATCGGCTACCACGACCTCGACCCGGCGGGGTGGATGGCCGAAAGCGTATTCGCGATCCGGCAGGACGTGAAGCTGCTCGAACGCCACATTGTCCCGAAGGCCGTGGAATTCGTCACCGGTCTCGTCGACCGGGGGGCCTTCGACCCGGCCGCCGTCACCTGGTTTCTGCCGCACCTGTCGTCGGCCTTCTTCGCGGAAAAGATCCGGGAAGGCCTCTCGGCGGCCGGCATCGGCATTGCCGCGGACGCCTGGTTCACCAACCTCGACCGGGTCGGCAACGTCGGTTCGGCGTCGGTCTACCTGATGCTCGACGAGCTGGTCAGGTCCGGCCGGCTCACCTCCGGCGACAAGATCCTCGTCTGCTCCCCGGAAAGCGCCCGCTTCTCCTACGCTGCCGCCCTCCTGACCGCCGTCCAACCATCCGGCTATCCCTAG
- a CDS encoding serine/threonine-protein kinase, which yields MTSSVGRLRAPGPRDPTTIGPYRVRALIGEGGMGRVYLASSPAGRLAAVKVISPAVAGDPVFRERFRREVAAARRIAGAFTAPVADADPDGRQPWLATQYVPGPSLRDAVEVLGPLELETCFMLGARMLEALMAVHRDGLAHRDLKPSNVLLAADGPRLIDFGIARAADQTTLTRTGEVFGTAAYMSPEQAMGDEVGPACDVFAFALVLIFASTGRDPYGSGDPAALLFRIVHDLPDLRDVPAALRERLRPCLAKDPAVRPAPATLLKLFAADLGPSPAWPPGVARLIREREAEIAAWLPAAPRSPAPAGAARPALPPAPASQPDAAPGPGPRPPVPPGPAPLKPTRRESPPPGAAERQVAVRPVPALPAPPAPRALPAPQLPRAPQLPQAPQAPARLAPSAGPAVLVGPGAQRPPVPAPGYPPVAPTRVALSENGSDESCVFTGRRWPNVVAGVSALLAVVLALITVLVCLGTLGSKDPAVGAGARLVGTILGAGALFFAVTSLRRAVWRLHLAFRPPCLSVTPGGIQARAGGRHYDIPWSQARGARVIRLGQREVVAVWPTPEWALRTPHVDRPARWIPRNRSLCIWRSPAMNCDLLLDVRLLYPATAQRLTTAIAVLASRYAPHR from the coding sequence ATGACATCTTCCGTTGGGCGCCTGCGTGCCCCGGGGCCCCGAGATCCCACGACGATCGGTCCATACCGAGTCCGCGCCCTGATCGGCGAGGGCGGCATGGGCCGGGTCTACCTCGCGAGCTCACCCGCCGGCCGGCTCGCGGCGGTCAAGGTGATCAGCCCGGCCGTCGCCGGTGACCCCGTGTTCCGGGAGCGGTTCCGCCGGGAGGTCGCGGCGGCGCGCAGGATCGCCGGCGCGTTCACCGCGCCCGTGGCGGACGCCGACCCGGACGGCCGACAGCCCTGGCTCGCCACCCAGTACGTGCCCGGGCCTTCGCTGCGCGACGCCGTCGAGGTGCTCGGCCCGCTGGAGCTGGAGACCTGCTTCATGCTGGGCGCCCGCATGCTTGAGGCACTCATGGCCGTCCACCGGGACGGCCTCGCCCACCGGGACCTGAAGCCCAGCAATGTCCTGCTCGCCGCCGACGGCCCGCGGCTCATCGACTTCGGGATCGCCCGGGCCGCCGACCAGACGACGCTCACCCGCACCGGCGAGGTGTTCGGCACCGCCGCCTACATGTCGCCCGAGCAGGCGATGGGCGACGAGGTCGGCCCCGCCTGCGACGTGTTCGCGTTCGCGCTCGTCCTGATCTTCGCGTCCACCGGCCGCGATCCGTACGGGTCCGGCGACCCGGCGGCATTGCTGTTCCGGATCGTGCACGACCTGCCGGACCTGCGCGACGTGCCCGCGGCGCTGCGGGAACGCCTGCGGCCCTGCCTGGCCAAGGATCCGGCGGTCCGCCCGGCCCCGGCCACGCTGCTGAAGCTGTTCGCCGCCGATCTCGGCCCGTCGCCGGCCTGGCCGCCCGGGGTGGCCCGGCTGATCCGGGAGCGGGAGGCCGAGATCGCGGCCTGGCTGCCGGCCGCGCCCCGCTCCCCCGCGCCCGCCGGCGCGGCAAGGCCCGCGCTCCCGCCCGCACCCGCCTCCCAGCCCGACGCGGCCCCGGGACCGGGACCACGACCTCCGGTTCCGCCCGGCCCGGCACCGCTCAAGCCGACCCGGCGTGAATCGCCACCGCCGGGCGCGGCGGAGCGGCAGGTCGCGGTCCGCCCGGTGCCGGCACTGCCAGCGCCACCAGCCCCGCGGGCACTGCCGGCACCCCAGCTACCACGTGCACCCCAGCTACCGCAGGCACCGCAGGCACCGGCCAGGCTGGCGCCGTCAGCCGGACCGGCTGTCCTCGTGGGGCCGGGCGCCCAGCGCCCGCCGGTACCGGCGCCGGGTTACCCGCCAGTCGCGCCGACGAGGGTCGCCCTGTCCGAGAACGGCTCGGACGAATCCTGCGTCTTCACCGGCAGACGGTGGCCCAACGTGGTCGCCGGAGTCTCGGCACTCCTGGCCGTCGTGCTCGCGCTGATCACGGTTCTGGTCTGCCTCGGCACCCTGGGCAGCAAGGACCCCGCCGTCGGGGCCGGGGCCAGGCTGGTCGGCACGATCCTCGGCGCGGGTGCCCTGTTCTTCGCCGTCACAAGCCTGCGGCGCGCGGTGTGGCGGCTTCACCTGGCGTTCCGTCCACCCTGCCTCTCCGTCACGCCGGGCGGCATCCAGGCGCGGGCGGGCGGGCGCCACTACGACATCCCGTGGTCGCAGGCACGCGGCGCCCGGGTCATCCGCCTGGGCCAGCGCGAGGTGGTCGCGGTCTGGCCGACGCCGGAGTGGGCGCTGCGCACACCCCACGTCGACCGCCCCGCCCGGTGGATCCCGCGCAACCGCAGCCTGTGCATCTGGCGAAGCCCGGCGATGAACTGCGACCTGCTCCTCGACGTCCGCCTGCTCTACCCGGCCACCGCCCAACGCCTGACCACAGCCATCGCCGTCCTGGCCAGCCGCTACGCCCCCCACCGCTAG
- a CDS encoding pyridoxal phosphate-dependent decarboxylase family protein → MDGARSTDELGHLLGIVAAYATDYLTRTAHDPVAIRATTAQLREWFGGELPAAGADPAQLLHSFIAAAEPGISPSTSGRFFGFVTGGAYPVAVATEWLTTAWDQTPVLHTSSPTASVVEETVAGWLVGLFGLPAATSVGITSGCSTANLTGLAAARHQVLADAGWDVGHQGLFGAPTPRVLTSRGCHVTVSRALRLLGLGGQIHLVDTDDQGRMRLDHLADLLAATTGPLIVCAQLGNVDTGAVDALAEICAMTHAHGGWVHVDAAFGMWAAASSRLRAELPALAGLARADSWATDAHKWLNVPYDCGVVLCAHPEAHQAAMRARADYLPAGPAGSRDPVDYTPEMSRRARALVLWTTLRHLGADGVAELIERSCLLARRMAGRLATVDGVTVANEVSLNQVLVRFTTRPGAATGGTGIVTDPAADPAAEAADDAHTEAVVDAFQRGGVGWASPTRWQGRTMLRLSVCNWQTDTAAVDAAVSALVDAHLRLRSRHQPDAARTLARPPSQPGSPDQDLVTEGTA, encoded by the coding sequence ATGGACGGTGCACGAAGCACCGATGAACTAGGGCACCTTCTTGGCATCGTCGCCGCCTACGCCACCGACTATCTGACCCGCACGGCGCACGACCCGGTCGCTATCCGCGCCACTACCGCGCAGTTGCGCGAGTGGTTTGGTGGGGAGCTGCCGGCCGCCGGCGCGGATCCGGCCCAGCTCCTGCATTCCTTCATCGCGGCCGCGGAGCCCGGGATCTCACCGTCGACGTCCGGGCGGTTCTTCGGTTTCGTGACGGGTGGCGCGTACCCGGTGGCGGTCGCGACGGAGTGGCTCACCACCGCGTGGGACCAGACTCCGGTGCTGCACACATCCAGCCCGACCGCGTCCGTGGTCGAGGAGACGGTCGCCGGCTGGCTGGTCGGGCTGTTCGGGCTGCCGGCCGCGACCTCCGTCGGGATCACGTCGGGATGCTCGACGGCGAACCTGACCGGCCTGGCCGCCGCCCGTCACCAGGTCCTCGCGGACGCCGGGTGGGACGTCGGGCACCAGGGGCTGTTCGGCGCGCCGACTCCCCGGGTGCTTACGAGCCGGGGCTGCCACGTCACCGTCTCGCGGGCGCTGCGGCTGCTCGGCCTCGGTGGGCAGATCCACCTCGTCGACACCGACGACCAGGGCCGGATGCGTCTCGACCATCTCGCCGACCTGCTCGCCGCGACGACCGGGCCGCTGATCGTCTGCGCCCAGCTGGGCAACGTGGACACCGGGGCGGTCGACGCGCTGGCGGAGATCTGCGCGATGACCCATGCGCACGGCGGCTGGGTCCACGTCGACGCGGCCTTCGGCATGTGGGCCGCGGCGAGCTCGCGCCTGCGCGCCGAGCTGCCCGCCCTCGCCGGGCTCGCGCGGGCGGACTCGTGGGCGACCGACGCGCACAAGTGGCTCAACGTGCCGTACGACTGCGGCGTCGTGCTGTGCGCCCACCCGGAAGCGCACCAGGCCGCCATGCGCGCCCGGGCGGACTATCTGCCGGCCGGGCCGGCCGGGTCGCGGGACCCGGTGGACTACACCCCGGAGATGTCCCGGCGCGCCAGAGCGCTCGTGCTGTGGACGACGCTGCGCCACCTCGGCGCGGACGGGGTGGCCGAGCTGATCGAGCGGTCCTGCCTGCTCGCCCGGCGGATGGCCGGGCGGCTCGCCACCGTCGACGGCGTCACCGTGGCCAACGAGGTCTCGCTGAACCAGGTGCTCGTGCGGTTCACCACGCGCCCCGGCGCGGCGACGGGTGGGACCGGCATCGTGACCGACCCGGCCGCCGACCCGGCCGCCGAGGCGGCGGATGACGCCCACACCGAGGCGGTCGTCGACGCGTTCCAGCGGGGCGGGGTCGGCTGGGCGAGCCCGACCCGCTGGCAGGGACGAACCATGCTGCGGCTGTCGGTGTGCAACTGGCAGACCGACACGGCCGCGGTCGACGCCGCGGTGAGCGCCCTCGTGGATGCCCACCTGCGCCTGCGGTCCCGCCACCAGCCCGACGCCGCGCGGACGCTCGCGCGGCCACCCTCCCAGCCCGGCTCGCCCGACCAGGATCTCGTCACGGAAGGAACGGCATGA
- a CDS encoding helix-turn-helix transcriptional regulator, with protein sequence MTAGEWGIVVPGDEQALFGLDETGLAVFRAAAGHHRATIEMLADRAGLPVEKVTAEVDRLAGRGLLRKIDEGWEAQDPSIALYVEHATRERALEAREAALVAQRTALYRSRLLSDYVGGRRRPDNADGVAAILDPHQVWVQIAELVENATTQIGFLLSGPTPPRPAAVDMLQGLARAAGRGVRVASVWTPDQVAAARALGGGRLPAVGWVRQSALVPMRVMIVDGREAVLPVDPDDLGQGALLVRAPGPLAVISDLVERVHKDAQPLNGPRPPADGSEQARRGAVLALLAQGHTDQAVADRLGITPRTVRRDVADLYVQHGVTSRFQLGAITARLGLLPPPRR encoded by the coding sequence GTGACGGCTGGGGAGTGGGGGATCGTGGTGCCGGGGGACGAGCAGGCGCTGTTCGGGCTGGATGAGACGGGCCTGGCAGTCTTCCGCGCCGCCGCCGGCCACCACCGGGCCACCATCGAGATGCTCGCGGACCGGGCCGGCCTCCCGGTGGAGAAGGTGACGGCCGAGGTCGACCGGCTCGCGGGGCGTGGGCTGCTGCGCAAGATCGACGAGGGCTGGGAGGCGCAGGACCCCTCCATAGCGCTGTATGTCGAGCACGCGACGCGGGAGCGTGCCCTGGAGGCGCGGGAGGCGGCGCTGGTCGCGCAGCGGACCGCGCTGTACCGCAGCCGGCTGCTGTCGGACTACGTCGGCGGCCGTCGCCGCCCCGACAACGCCGACGGGGTGGCCGCGATCCTCGACCCGCACCAGGTGTGGGTGCAGATCGCCGAGCTGGTCGAGAACGCGACCACCCAGATCGGCTTCCTGCTGTCCGGGCCGACCCCGCCGCGACCGGCCGCGGTGGACATGCTGCAGGGACTGGCGAGGGCGGCCGGCCGGGGGGTGCGGGTCGCCTCGGTGTGGACGCCCGACCAGGTGGCGGCGGCCAGGGCGCTGGGCGGTGGGCGGCTGCCGGCGGTCGGCTGGGTGCGCCAGAGCGCCCTCGTGCCGATGCGGGTGATGATCGTCGACGGGCGGGAGGCCGTCCTGCCCGTCGACCCGGACGACCTTGGTCAGGGTGCGCTGCTGGTGCGCGCGCCTGGCCCGCTGGCGGTGATCAGTGACCTGGTCGAGCGGGTGCACAAGGACGCGCAGCCGCTGAACGGTCCGCGGCCGCCGGCCGACGGCTCCGAGCAGGCACGCCGCGGGGCGGTGCTGGCGCTGCTGGCCCAGGGGCACACCGACCAGGCCGTCGCCGACCGCCTCGGGATCACCCCACGCACCGTCCGGCGCGACGTCGCCGACCTCTATGTCCAGCACGGCGTGACCAGCCGCTTCCAGCTGGGCGCCATCACCGCCCGCCTCGGGCTGCTGCCGCCACCCCGCCGGTAG
- a CDS encoding GNAT family N-acetyltransferase, whose translation MTSPEIVHTSDPDLPAVVETLCLAFDTDPVTEWNFPRDLANRAALIEGFFRVTVGMILDHGGTVATTTDHVAIGVWSPPGEPTLTEAEAADYADALFKACGEGGERAAIIMQALDAAHPADLPPHYHVFFAGVRPGHQARGHALAVTRTLAAVTNAAGAGVYAEASNLRSLALWERLGLRRIGPEITLPDGGPSLYPIWGDPGTWFT comes from the coding sequence ATGACGTCGCCGGAGATCGTGCACACCTCGGACCCGGACCTGCCCGCGGTCGTCGAGACGCTGTGCCTCGCCTTCGACACCGACCCGGTGACGGAGTGGAACTTCCCACGGGACCTGGCGAACCGGGCCGCGCTGATCGAGGGCTTCTTCCGGGTCACCGTCGGGATGATCCTCGACCACGGCGGCACCGTCGCGACGACGACGGACCATGTGGCGATCGGGGTCTGGTCGCCACCCGGCGAACCCACGCTCACCGAGGCCGAGGCCGCCGACTACGCGGACGCCCTGTTCAAGGCATGCGGCGAGGGCGGCGAGCGGGCGGCGATCATCATGCAGGCGCTGGACGCCGCCCATCCGGCCGACCTGCCGCCGCATTACCACGTGTTCTTCGCCGGGGTCCGTCCCGGGCACCAGGCGCGCGGCCATGCCCTGGCGGTGACCCGGACCCTGGCCGCGGTCACGAACGCGGCCGGGGCCGGGGTCTACGCGGAGGCGTCCAACCTGCGCAGCCTCGCCCTGTGGGAACGGCTCGGGCTGCGCCGAATCGGCCCGGAGATCACCCTGCCCGACGGCGGCCCGTCGCTCTACCCGATCTGGGGCGACCCCGGCACCTGGTTCACGTAG
- a CDS encoding cytochrome P450 — translation MTTSAEILFDPSSPELRRDPYPVYRRMREQAPAWRSPDRVWYLSRYADCFTMFRSAALSYDVTASPSVQQTLSPDPGERAEQLEAIRRTRSLLDTDPPEHTRLRGLISYAFTAPSVERSRQAINDLVEQLMDDFDGPTVDVVAQYASLLPILVICDMLGAPPEDREQFIDIGNEIARSVDPGVPADQRLAAVHRMRGYIAGLLERRRRDPGDDLITRLIEAGEDGRLASEDELLTNTGVLLIAGFEATTNLITNAVYQLLRHPDQLALLRADPSLIRTTIEEVLRFDPPVHMMRARPITSEMRLGDVVLRPGEGVVPLIAAANRDPSEFEDAETFDVRRRVNRNLSFGLGHHFCVGAALARMEAQTAVRRLFERFPNIALTDEEPEFRPNLTLRGFSRLTVSL, via the coding sequence GGACCCGTACCCGGTCTACAGGAGGATGCGGGAGCAGGCGCCCGCGTGGCGATCGCCCGACAGGGTCTGGTACCTCTCGCGGTACGCCGACTGCTTCACGATGTTCCGCAGCGCGGCGCTGAGCTACGACGTGACGGCGTCCCCGAGCGTCCAGCAGACCCTCTCGCCCGACCCGGGCGAGCGCGCGGAGCAACTCGAGGCGATCCGGCGTACCAGGTCGCTGCTCGACACCGACCCGCCGGAGCACACCCGGCTGCGCGGGCTGATCAGCTATGCGTTCACCGCTCCGAGCGTCGAGCGCAGCCGCCAGGCGATCAACGACCTCGTCGAGCAGCTGATGGACGACTTCGACGGCCCGACCGTGGACGTCGTCGCCCAGTACGCCTCGCTGCTGCCGATCCTCGTCATCTGCGACATGCTCGGTGCCCCGCCGGAGGACCGGGAACAGTTCATCGACATAGGCAACGAGATCGCCCGCTCCGTCGACCCGGGCGTTCCCGCCGACCAGCGCCTCGCCGCCGTCCACCGGATGCGCGGGTACATCGCGGGCCTGCTGGAGCGGCGCCGCCGGGACCCGGGCGACGACCTGATCACCAGGCTCATCGAGGCGGGCGAGGACGGCCGGCTCGCCAGCGAGGACGAGCTGCTCACGAACACCGGCGTGCTGCTCATCGCCGGCTTCGAGGCGACCACCAACCTGATCACCAACGCGGTCTACCAGCTCCTGCGCCACCCGGACCAGCTCGCCCTGCTGCGCGCCGACCCGTCGCTCATCCGCACGACGATCGAGGAGGTGCTGCGGTTCGACCCGCCGGTGCACATGATGCGGGCGCGGCCCATCACCAGCGAGATGCGGCTCGGCGACGTGGTGCTGCGACCGGGGGAGGGCGTCGTGCCGCTGATCGCGGCGGCCAACCGCGACCCTTCGGAGTTCGAGGACGCCGAGACGTTCGACGTGCGGCGCAGGGTGAACCGCAACCTCAGCTTCGGTCTGGGGCACCACTTCTGCGTCGGCGCGGCGCTGGCACGGATGGAGGCCCAGACCGCCGTCCGGCGGCTCTTCGAGCGCTTCCCGAACATCGCGCTCACCGACGAGGAGCCGGAGTTCCGACCCAACCTCACGTTGCGCGGCTTCTCCAGGCTGACCGTCTCCCTTTAG
- a CDS encoding PASTA domain-containing protein, protein MAKGRSGPWHEGRRAWERLDTWRDRVFGRPGSTDHGEAALGALTDIGTLRRLLDQTELEAVRAARFHRKSWAEIATRLGVTRQSAWERWRDLDENLPPLTSEPAPEPAVDPAGLPGPIDAAVADQIGLARDLARQIMTDMDATEAPPAAGAEPASTAGAGEDEAGGSSRRSRRRSGKTIVVPNVVGRTWEDARSVLAGWSFPSVAVGLSTEPGIGLVEVEPDSGALVTGQAPEAGARVASGTPIRLWIGGRGDGSAGVREPRRPFPSSPPALEMVPEPAIEPIIQAVG, encoded by the coding sequence ATGGCCAAGGGTAGGAGCGGTCCGTGGCACGAGGGCCGCCGGGCGTGGGAGCGGCTGGACACCTGGCGCGACCGCGTGTTCGGCCGCCCCGGGAGCACCGACCACGGGGAGGCGGCGCTCGGCGCGCTGACCGACATCGGCACCCTGCGGCGGCTGCTGGACCAGACCGAGCTGGAGGCGGTCCGCGCCGCCCGCTTCCACCGCAAGTCGTGGGCGGAGATCGCCACCCGGCTCGGCGTCACCCGGCAGTCGGCCTGGGAGCGCTGGCGTGACCTCGACGAGAACCTCCCGCCCCTCACCTCCGAGCCGGCCCCAGAACCGGCCGTGGACCCCGCCGGGCTCCCGGGGCCCATCGACGCCGCGGTCGCGGATCAGATCGGGCTGGCGCGCGACCTTGCCCGGCAGATCATGACGGACATGGACGCGACCGAGGCCCCGCCCGCGGCGGGAGCCGAGCCGGCCTCGACCGCCGGCGCCGGCGAGGACGAGGCGGGCGGCTCCAGTCGCAGGTCACGGCGTCGGTCGGGCAAGACGATCGTGGTGCCCAACGTGGTCGGCCGGACGTGGGAGGACGCCCGTTCGGTGCTGGCGGGCTGGAGCTTCCCCTCCGTCGCCGTGGGCCTGTCGACGGAGCCTGGCATCGGGCTGGTCGAGGTCGAGCCGGACTCCGGCGCGCTCGTCACCGGCCAGGCCCCGGAGGCTGGCGCCAGGGTCGCGTCCGGCACGCCGATACGCCTGTGGATCGGTGGCCGCGGCGACGGCTCGGCCGGTGTCCGCGAGCCCCGCCGCCCGTTCCCGTCCTCGCCGCCAGCCCTCGAGATGGTCCCCGAGCCCGCCATCGAGCCCATCATCCAGGCCGTCGGCTAG
- a CDS encoding PIG-L deacetylase family protein, with the protein MDRLRIADLGTVLSVWAHPDDETYLAGGLMAAAAANGQRVVCVALTAGEHGTDDPATWPPERLGAVRRLEADAAMAVLGVREHRIVGMPDGGLAGWGPVGARLVAQVIDEVRPDTVVTFGPDGTTFHPDHVAVHRWVRHAWEESGRGFRLLEAAWTTEALERFADLHDEFRVFMTDGRPAGVPAEALSVRVALDGPELDRKVAALRAMASQIGPTVDAFGLARFTDWVAEERFVDVAVTADEPAMASASAGSEAPAEPELAAVG; encoded by the coding sequence ATGGATCGACTGCGTATTGCTGACCTTGGGACCGTCCTGTCGGTGTGGGCGCATCCCGATGACGAGACCTATCTGGCGGGCGGGCTGATGGCCGCCGCCGCGGCGAACGGCCAACGGGTGGTGTGCGTCGCCCTGACCGCTGGCGAGCACGGCACCGACGACCCCGCGACCTGGCCACCGGAGCGCCTCGGCGCGGTGCGCCGGCTCGAGGCGGACGCCGCGATGGCCGTGCTCGGAGTCCGGGAGCACCGGATCGTCGGGATGCCCGACGGCGGGCTGGCGGGCTGGGGCCCGGTCGGGGCGCGGCTGGTCGCCCAGGTGATCGACGAGGTGCGTCCCGACACCGTCGTGACCTTTGGACCGGACGGGACGACCTTCCACCCCGACCATGTCGCCGTGCATCGCTGGGTACGCCACGCCTGGGAGGAGAGCGGTCGTGGTTTCCGACTGCTGGAGGCGGCGTGGACGACGGAGGCACTCGAACGCTTCGCGGACCTGCACGACGAGTTTCGGGTGTTCATGACCGACGGCCGCCCGGCCGGAGTGCCCGCGGAGGCGCTGTCCGTGCGCGTCGCGCTCGACGGGCCCGAACTCGACCGCAAGGTGGCGGCACTGCGGGCGATGGCGAGCCAGATCGGACCGACCGTCGACGCGTTCGGCCTGGCCCGGTTCACCGACTGGGTGGCCGAGGAACGCTTCGTAGACGTGGCCGTCACCGCCGACGAACCGGCCATGGCGTCGGCGTCGGCGGGCAGCGAGGCGCCGGCGGAACCGGAACTGGCAGCGGTCGGCTAG
- a CDS encoding VOC family protein, which produces MPVLLNHTIVHSRDNRESAEFLAGILGLEVGPEWGPFIPVATSNGVTLDFATAPAENITTQHYAFQVSEPEFDAAFARIQRAGVVYYADPHGRLRNQINHNDGGRGLYFLDPSGHGMEILTRPYGGGPALDP; this is translated from the coding sequence ATGCCTGTCCTCCTGAACCACACGATCGTGCATTCCCGAGACAACCGGGAGTCCGCCGAGTTCCTCGCCGGCATCCTCGGCCTCGAGGTAGGCCCGGAATGGGGCCCGTTCATCCCGGTCGCCACCAGCAACGGCGTCACGCTGGACTTCGCGACGGCTCCGGCGGAGAACATCACCACCCAGCACTACGCCTTCCAGGTGTCGGAGCCGGAGTTCGACGCGGCCTTCGCGCGAATCCAGCGAGCCGGGGTCGTCTACTACGCCGACCCGCACGGACGGCTGCGGAATCAGATCAACCACAACGACGGCGGCCGCGGCCTGTACTTCCTGGATCCCTCCGGCCACGGCATGGAGATTCTGACGCGCCCGTATGGCGGCGGCCCCGCGCTCGACCCCTGA